GTTACCTTTGTTTCTGGTAAGCCTGCTAATTCAAAATGGTGGTGTATTGGTGCCATTCTAAACACTCTTTTCCCTCTCATTTTAAAAGAACCTACTTGAAGTATAACTGATACAGCTTCTAATACAAATACTCCTCCAATTATAGGTAAAAGCAACTCTTGTTTAAGTAAAATTGCTACAACTCCCAGAATCCCACCTAGTGTTAATGATCCCGTGTCTCCCATAAAGATTTGTGCTGGATAAAAGTTATACCATAAGAATCCTAAGCCTGCTCCCACTAAAGCTGATAGAAATACTGACAATTCACCTATACCTGCTATATAATGTAAATTAAGGTGATTACTTAACTCAATATGACCTGTGAAATATGCTATTATTCCTAAAATTGTTGCACCTATTATTACAGGCATTATTGCTAATCCATCTAATCCATCAGTTATATTCACCGCATTAGATGTTCCCATTAGCACTAAAGCTATAAATATTAACATCAAAAAACTTCCTAAATAAAAATTACTATTTGATAATATTGGATTTACAACTGATAAATCTAATATCTTGTTTCCTGTTAAACCAAATTCCTTTATAAAAAACCAAGTAACTATGGCTATAAAACACTGACCCATTAGCTTTTTTTTACCTGATAAACCTTTTTTATTAACAGTAAATTTTTTATAGTCATCTATAAAACCAATACTACTAAAAAGCAATGTTATTATAAACATTAAAATTAAGAATTTATTAAAAAGGTCACCCACTAATAATCCTGTTAATAGAGTTCCAAAAATTATTAATATTCCACCCATTGTTGGAGTTCCCTTTTTTGAAAAGTGACTAACTGGTCCCTCTTCTCTTATAGATTCTCCAAATTTTTTTACTTTCAAATACTTTATAAATGGTTTACCAGTAACTAAAACAACTAAAAATGCTAATATAAATGCTAAAAAACTTCTTAAATATATTGATTTAAGCCCCTCTAAAACTGGAAAATACCCTGCCAATAAGTATAGCATCCCTCTTACTCCTTTTTACTACATAATTATTTCTTCTAACTTCATTCCTCTTGAACCTTTTAATAAAACAGCTACATCCCCAGTTTTATTAAGTTCATCCCTTATCTCTTCTTTTTTTGTAAAATGAATAATTTTAGGATTATTTAATTCATCTAAAGCTTTTTTCATTCTTTCCCCATAAACAAATACTTTATCAAATTCATATTTTAAAGCTTCAGTTAATATATCTACGTGATATTCTATCTCCTTATCAC
This genomic window from Cetobacterium somerae ATCC BAA-474 contains:
- the mraY gene encoding phospho-N-acetylmuramoyl-pentapeptide-transferase, which encodes MLYLLAGYFPVLEGLKSIYLRSFLAFILAFLVVLVTGKPFIKYLKVKKFGESIREEGPVSHFSKKGTPTMGGILIIFGTLLTGLLVGDLFNKFLILMFIITLLFSSIGFIDDYKKFTVNKKGLSGKKKLMGQCFIAIVTWFFIKEFGLTGNKILDLSVVNPILSNSNFYLGSFLMLIFIALVLMGTSNAVNITDGLDGLAIMPVIIGATILGIIAYFTGHIELSNHLNLHYIAGIGELSVFLSALVGAGLGFLWYNFYPAQIFMGDTGSLTLGGILGVVAILLKQELLLPIIGGVFVLEAVSVILQVGSFKMRGKRVFRMAPIHHHFELAGLPETKVTMRFWIVALFLGMIALGIVRLRGIL